The Akkermansia muciniphila genome includes the window TACCTGAAGCTGATGGCCAAGAGCGACCCCGGCAACCCTGTCACGGCTCGCCTGGCCAAATGGCTGCTCAACAACCGCGCCAACGGCTCCTACTGGAACTCCACCAAGGACACGGCGGACTGTCTGGAGGCCCTGTCAGCCTATCTTTTCCAGACCAGGGAAGGCATGGAGGACATGGAAGCGGAAATCCTTTATGACGGCGTTCCGGTCAAAACGATCTCCAGCACGAAGGAAACCCTGTTCACCTTTGACAATGCCTTCCGGATGAGCGGAAAAGACCTGGCGGACGGCAGGCACGTCATCACCATCCGGAGGAAGAAGGGCAAGGGAAACATTTACGCCAACTCCACGCTCAGCTACTTTTCCCTGGAAGACCCCATACCCGCCGCCGGGAATGCCGTCACCGTGGAACGCTCCTACTACCGCATCCAAAAGGAAACCGTGAAGGATGACGCGGTCAGGGATACCCAGACGGACAGCGGAGAACTCGTCTCCCAGGGGAAGGACGTGACCCGCCGTACCCTGCTGAACAATGGAGACGTCATCGCCAGCGGCGATATCATTGAAGTGGTGATGACCGTGAAAACGAAGAACGACGTGGAATACCTCATGCTCCTGGACCCCAAGCCCGCGGGATGCGAATCACAGGAAACCGCCAGCGGATACGCCTGGATGGGAACCGTCTCCGGCTACAAGGAAATAGGGGATGAGGAAATACGCATTTTCCTCTCCTCCCTGCCGATGGGCAGCTACCAGATCAGCCACCGCCTCCGCGCGGAACGCCCGGGACGTTTCAGCGCGCTGCCCGCGGTGATTGAAGCCATGTACGCTCCGGAACTCCGCGGCAACAGCCGGGAACACAAGATAGGCATCTCCATGCCTGCCGAATAGCAATCCCGGCCATCCCGCCTTTTACCCCAGCGCCCGGAACGAAAAGTTCCGGGCGCTTTTTAATTACTCCTGACTACGGCATTCCAAGGAGCGCCTTCCTGAAAAATATTCCCTGATTCCTCGTATCCACCCCTCCGTCCGCACATGAAAAACGCTTGCAATCCGTTTGCGGAAGCGGAGAATGCGTTGCCCGCCGCGCAGCGGGCCATGCCATGGAATCCGGAACCTTGAAGGGACATATTGCCATGGGGACGGCGGCCGTCATCTGGCGCCTCATGTCTCCCGTCAGCAAACTGGTGATGCAGCCGGGGGAAGTAAGCTCCGCCTCACTGGCTACATTCCGCCTGTTGGGCGCGGCCATCCTGTTCTGGCTGGCCTCCGCCTTCGTGCCCGCGGAAACCATTGAACGGAAGGACCGGCTCACCTTGTTTTACGCCTCCCTGTTCGGCATCATCTTCAACCAGATGGCCTTCACGGTGGGCGTGGGCTTCACCTCCCCGGCGGACGCGGCCATCATCACCACCATCACCCCGGTGCTGACCATGATTCTGGCGGCCTTCGTCCTCCGGGAAATGATCACCGGAAAAAAAATCATCGGCGTGTGCGCCAGCGCCATCGGGGCCATTCTGCTGATTTCCGGCAGCGGAGCGCGGGCGGCGGCCCTGCCGGGAGACAACAACCTGCTGGGGGACATCCTTTGCCTGGCTTCCCAGTGCAGTGTGGCCGTGTACTTTGTCTTCTTTAAAAACCTGATTGGCAAATACTCTCCCGTCACCCTGATGAAATGGATGTTCACGTATGCCGTGGCCGTCTGCCTGCCCTTCACCTTCCGGGAGGTGGCGTCCATCCATTATTCCGCCCTGCCCGTGCAAACGTGGCTGGGCATCGCTTATGTGGTGGCGCTGGCTACCTTCGTCAGTTACATCTGCCTTTCCTTCGCCCAGCAGCGTCTGAAGCCCACCGCCGTCAGCATGTACAACTACTGCCAGCCGGTGATTGCCTCCTCCGTGGCGGTGCTGTGGGGCATGGACCACTTCGGGTGGATGAAGACCCTCTCCGTCCTGCTCGTGTTCACGGGCGTGCTTCTGGTCACCAGAACCGGGAAAAAAGCCGCCGTTCAGGAACCGTAAAGACCGAGAAGGCACGAAAACAGTCTTCCTCAACCGTCCATCAGCCACGCAGAAATGAACATCCTTGTTTTGGGAGGCACGGGATTCCTGGGAACCCGTTTGGTGAATGCCCTGCTGGAAAACGGGCACTGGGTTTCCATCGCCGCACGGGGGACCACCCGTGACGCCTTTGGAAACCGCGTGCGCCGAATACGGACTGACCGGACGGACCAGCGTTCCATGGCTGCGGCACTCCGGGGAACAAGCTATGATGTGGTTTACGACAACCTGGCCTATGGAGCCGGGGACGTTTCCACGGTTCTGGATGCTGTCTCCTGCGGCCTTTACGTGATGGCTTCTTCCGCCGCCGTTTATACGCTCCGCCCCGGTCTCCGGGAAGAGGACTTCCGTGCTGAAATGTATTCACCCTCCCGGCCCGGGCGTAAAAACACCTCTTACGCGGAGGGAAAACGCGCCGCAGAAAGCGTCCTGGCGCGGGAATATGCCTCCCGGAAAACCCTCGCCGTCCGCTTCCCGGTCATCATGGGACCGGAAGACAACACCCGCAGACTGCCATTTTATGCGGAGCACCTGCTGGCGGAACGTCCCATGACGATTGACAACCCGGACAGCCAAATGAGCTTCATTCATGTGGAGGAAGCGGCGCGCCTGCTGGCCTTTGCGGCGGAAAACCGGGTGAAGGGAACCCTCAATGCCGCCAGTGAAGGAACCGTTTCCCTGAGGGAAATGCTGGCTTATATGGAGACGCGGACGGGGAAGGCCCCCGTTCTTCATGAAAAAGGAGACGCGGCGCCCTACAATGGGATAGGAGCGTACAGCCTCTGCCTGGACCGGGCGGAAAAATCCGGATTCCGGTTCTCCCACGTCAGGGACTGGATGTCCGGATTACTGGATTCCGCTCTTTCCGGGGAATAAGTTACAGGCAGGGAGAAGGAGTTATTCCCTGCCTGTTGCCACTTCCACTGTACTGAATCCGGATACCGTCATGCCCCATCCCCGGCAGTCATGAAAAAATGTATGGGAAAACCGGTCCCGGTGATGTAGCATATCCCCGTATTCTCCGCTCTTTCCCCGGTCTCCGGGGAGTCCAGCTTTTATACCATGAACCGACTTTTCTTATCCTGGGACAGACCGGCCTGCCGGAGCGTAGCGGAGCGCCTGCTTTCCCTGGGAGAACATCTCCACCGGCATCTGGTGCTGGTCCCTACGCGGGAATCCGGCAGGCAGTTGAGGGAATACCTTGCCTCCATTTCCGCCGCCCAGGCTGTTTTCTCCCCCCAGGTGATTCCGGCGGACCAGTTTCCCCGGATGGAGGAAAAGGAAGAAGCGGCCTCCGGCCTGGAAGAACTGGCGGCGTGCCTTCAGGCGCTCGGAAACTCTCCCCACCGCCTTTATCCCCGCCTGTTCCCCCGGCACATGCCGGAGGATTTTTCCAGCATGCTGGAAATGGCCGGCAGCCTGCAATGCCTGAAACACGCCATGGCCAGCCAGGGCATTTCCTGCGGCATGGCGCAGGAATCCTGCGCGGGCCGCGACGAACGCTGGACGGACATGGACCGCCTGTCCGAACTCTGCGCGGAACAGTTGAAAGACTGGCAGCTTGCGGACAGAACCGCCGTGGCAGCGCAAGCTCCGGCCCATCTGCTGGCCACCCTGCGGGAAGCGGGGGGCCGCATCATCCTGGCATGCGTGGCGGACGTTCCGCGCCCCCTGCGCCAGGCCCTTCAGCACGCGGAACAAAACGGCGTGCCCGTAGAGATATGGGTACACGCGCCGGAAGAGGAAGCCTCCTCCTTTGATTCATGGGGCTCCCCCCTTCCGGAATTCTGGTCCCACTGCCCCATTCCCATCCTTGACGCCCAGATCAGGATCACGGCCAATCCCTCCCGGCTGGCCGGGGAAACGTGCCGGCTCATCGCCAGCGCGGCGGCGGGAGGAACGCCGGAGGTGGCCCTGGGCGTGTGTGATCCGGACATGAACGTAGCGCTGGACGCCAGCCTGCGGGAATACGGGTGGGGACTCCACAATCCGGAAGGAAAGCCCTTTGCCGGAACCGGCGCCATGGACCTGCTCCGCCATCTCCGGCAGGCCTTGGAAGAAAAGGGAGCGGCACGCCCCGTCTTCAGCCTGGCGCGTTCCTCCCTGCTGTGCGCCTCCCTGGGCATCAGCAACCAGCAGTACTGCTGCGCCGCGCTGGATAAAATCCAGCAGAAGTTTCTTCCTGAATCGGAAGAATACCTGCTTTCCAGGCTGAAGGAATTTTACCCCGCCGCCTTCCCCTCCATCC containing:
- a CDS encoding DMT family transporter, which gives rise to MKGHIAMGTAAVIWRLMSPVSKLVMQPGEVSSASLATFRLLGAAILFWLASAFVPAETIERKDRLTLFYASLFGIIFNQMAFTVGVGFTSPADAAIITTITPVLTMILAAFVLREMITGKKIIGVCASAIGAILLISGSGARAAALPGDNNLLGDILCLASQCSVAVYFVFFKNLIGKYSPVTLMKWMFTYAVAVCLPFTFREVASIHYSALPVQTWLGIAYVVALATFVSYICLSFAQQRLKPTAVSMYNYCQPVIASSVAVLWGMDHFGWMKTLSVLLVFTGVLLVTRTGKKAAVQEP
- a CDS encoding NAD-dependent epimerase/dehydratase family protein; the encoded protein is MNILVLGGTGFLGTRLVNALLENGHWVSIAARGTTRDAFGNRVRRIRTDRTDQRSMAAALRGTSYDVVYDNLAYGAGDVSTVLDAVSCGLYVMASSAAVYTLRPGLREEDFRAEMYSPSRPGRKNTSYAEGKRAAESVLAREYASRKTLAVRFPVIMGPEDNTRRLPFYAEHLLAERPMTIDNPDSQMSFIHVEEAARLLAFAAENRVKGTLNAASEGTVSLREMLAYMETRTGKAPVLHEKGDAAPYNGIGAYSLCLDRAEKSGFRFSHVRDWMSGLLDSALSGE